In a single window of the Paenibacillus sp. MMS20-IR301 genome:
- a CDS encoding chemotaxis protein CheA encodes MMVDLSEYRGIFLEELEDQLQLIEDEVLRLEQIGETEAGIQQFFRAAHTLKGSSASMGYNRLKEVTHHLEHLLHQMRNGERKVSNELIDLFFQALDGMRALQSEIAAADQETTDVTGLVQRLSTFGADGLQGDEQNWAVHSGKAETSPQLFWLHVWLSPGCEMKLPRLHLIDAKLRSLAAILQMKPELGEIQAHDSGIDGATWLLSPKINIQELRQEVFSIMDVESIYIEEVTDDSSLPGEIMRPAYPAKEGQDFPEPPDSLPAAADKNKPQTIRVQVERLEKLMNLAGELVIDQTRFHLLNRKFHQQYGTSELADELDQISDHLALITGELQESMIKVRMLPIEQLFNRLPRMVRDLSGSLNKQIELVIEGKETELDRTLIEELGDPLIHLLRNAVDHGIETPEIRRAAGKSEIGTVRVAASHEDNQVILVIEDDGAGIDSGAIAQSAIRKGIITAEEAGNMTDDEALRLIFRPGFSTAAQISDISGRGVGMDIVRNDIERINGMIDIETAKGQGTRFRIRLPLTLAIIRGLLASVGASTFVIPMSSVAEIIRIAPEQINFIQGQPVITARNQLVPVVWLQDILGITPAAGEGAAVSFPLIILGRGEKRLALAVDALVGNQDVVIKSLGSYMGKTDNISGATILGNGKIALIIDTASLFFNKGAFA; translated from the coding sequence ATGATGGTTGATTTATCGGAATACCGCGGGATCTTTCTTGAAGAACTGGAGGATCAGCTGCAACTGATCGAAGATGAGGTGCTCAGGCTTGAGCAGATCGGGGAAACGGAGGCCGGAATACAGCAGTTCTTCCGGGCGGCGCATACCCTGAAGGGCTCCTCGGCATCTATGGGCTACAACAGGCTGAAGGAAGTCACACATCATCTTGAGCATCTGCTCCACCAGATGAGGAACGGGGAACGGAAAGTTTCAAATGAACTGATTGACCTGTTCTTCCAGGCGCTGGACGGAATGCGCGCGCTGCAAAGTGAGATTGCTGCCGCAGACCAGGAGACGACAGATGTAACCGGCTTGGTTCAAAGGCTCAGTACCTTTGGCGCGGACGGGTTACAGGGGGATGAACAGAACTGGGCTGTACATTCAGGCAAAGCTGAAACTTCTCCCCAACTGTTCTGGCTTCATGTCTGGCTCTCTCCCGGCTGTGAAATGAAGCTGCCGCGCCTCCATCTTATTGACGCCAAGCTGCGGAGCCTCGCCGCAATTCTTCAAATGAAGCCGGAGCTGGGAGAGATCCAGGCCCATGACAGCGGGATCGACGGAGCAACCTGGCTGCTATCCCCCAAAATCAATATCCAGGAGCTCCGCCAGGAGGTCTTCTCCATCATGGATGTTGAGAGTATTTACATAGAAGAAGTGACGGATGATTCCTCTCTCCCGGGTGAAATTATGAGACCTGCCTATCCTGCTAAGGAGGGACAGGATTTCCCGGAACCTCCGGATTCCCTGCCGGCTGCTGCTGACAAGAATAAGCCGCAGACGATCCGCGTTCAGGTGGAGCGTCTTGAGAAACTGATGAACCTGGCAGGCGAACTGGTGATTGATCAAACACGGTTCCATCTCCTGAACCGCAAGTTCCACCAGCAATACGGAACGAGTGAACTGGCAGATGAGCTGGATCAGATTAGCGACCATCTGGCACTAATTACAGGTGAGCTGCAGGAGAGCATGATTAAGGTACGGATGCTGCCTATAGAGCAGCTGTTCAACCGGCTTCCCCGCATGGTCAGAGACTTATCAGGTTCCCTGAATAAGCAGATTGAGCTGGTCATTGAAGGCAAGGAGACAGAGCTGGACCGGACACTGATCGAGGAGCTTGGCGATCCGCTTATTCATCTTCTGCGGAATGCTGTCGATCATGGCATAGAAACCCCGGAAATCCGCCGTGCCGCCGGAAAAAGCGAGATAGGCACTGTAAGGGTCGCCGCATCCCATGAGGACAATCAGGTTATTCTGGTCATAGAGGACGATGGAGCCGGAATTGATTCCGGCGCGATTGCCCAGTCCGCCATCAGGAAGGGCATCATTACTGCCGAAGAAGCCGGTAATATGACTGACGACGAGGCGCTCCGTCTTATTTTCAGACCCGGATTCTCAACGGCCGCGCAAATAAGCGATATTTCCGGCCGCGGGGTAGGGATGGATATCGTCCGCAACGACATTGAACGGATTAACGGAATGATAGATATTGAGACCGCCAAAGGGCAAGGCACCCGCTTCCGTATTCGTCTGCCTTTAACGCTCGCAATCATCCGCGGGCTTCTCGCGAGTGTCGGCGCGTCCACTTTTGTTATTCCTATGAGCAGCGTGGCTGAAATTATCCGCATAGCTCCAGAGCAGATCAATTTCATTCAGGGCCAGCCTGTCATCACTGCCCGCAATCAGCTCGTCCCCGTGGTCTGGCTGCAGGACATTCTGGGAATAACCCCGGCAGCAGGCGAAGGCGCAGCAGTCTCATTTCCGCTGATCATTCTGGGCCGCGGAGAGAAGCGGCTGGCACTGGCAGTAGATGCGCTTGTCGGCAATCAGGACGTCGTAATTAAATCTTTAGGCTCATACATGGGCAAGACAGACAACATATCAGGAGCTACTATCCTGGGAAACGGTAAAATTGCACTCATTATCGACACGGCCAGCCTATTCTTCAATAAGGGAGCTTTCGCTTAA
- a CDS encoding methyl-accepting chemotaxis protein, whose amino-acid sequence MKWFYNLKTSVKLISSFLMVAVILIFVGVYGLTNLGSINDSLDDMYVNNLIPVSSLQSSQNSFSVMRAIVRDIYIKETLEERQQRVEDYKKEKQNVLDSIAAFRKTKLSQDSVQAIAPFEAAWNEYLTTYESLVSLALSGQNEKMLEMLRSSSLNNQGDALKQILNSLIDINTKEADQARQDGALLFSTSRNITLVIISAAVMLCILLGYFISRIISNPLAKVVQILSKVADGDLRSQAEVDTKDEIGVLAAKVNEMVSNLRQTVGSILLHSQSLSAAAEEISASTQEVAGGSTATANDAGTISELFKELSSAIHSVAQNTEQAAVISDQTVAIAENGNSIIQESMESMQAVSGQMSRLEEDSQKVGEIIDVIEDIADQTNLLALNAAIEAARAGEQGRGFAVVADEVRKLAERSGEATKQITSIIKGMQVNTRYSVSAVQESAELSQKTGVSFHQIVTMVNNAGQKISEIAAASEEQAAQSTNVLAAVENISATTQQSAASSEETAASAQSLASLAEELQSTVSSFRL is encoded by the coding sequence ATGAAATGGTTTTATAATTTAAAAACAAGCGTGAAATTAATTTCGTCCTTTCTGATGGTAGCTGTAATATTAATTTTTGTTGGCGTCTATGGGCTGACCAACCTCGGCTCTATTAATGACAGTCTGGATGATATGTATGTGAACAATCTGATCCCCGTCTCTTCACTCCAAAGCTCACAGAACAGCTTCTCCGTTATGCGCGCCATCGTCAGAGATATCTATATTAAAGAGACGCTGGAGGAACGGCAGCAGCGGGTCGAGGATTATAAGAAAGAGAAACAGAATGTACTCGACAGTATCGCTGCCTTCCGTAAGACCAAGCTGAGCCAGGACTCCGTTCAGGCCATCGCGCCGTTCGAAGCTGCATGGAATGAATATTTGACTACTTATGAGTCGCTTGTCAGCCTGGCACTGTCCGGACAGAACGAGAAGATGCTGGAGATGCTGCGCAGCAGCAGTCTTAATAATCAAGGCGATGCGCTGAAGCAAATCCTCAATAGCCTGATTGATATCAATACCAAAGAAGCGGACCAGGCCAGACAAGACGGCGCTTTACTGTTCAGCACTTCACGGAATATTACACTTGTTATCATTTCCGCTGCCGTAATGCTGTGCATCCTGCTGGGCTATTTCATCTCCCGGATCATCTCAAATCCGCTGGCGAAGGTCGTACAGATTCTCTCCAAGGTTGCGGACGGTGATTTGCGCAGCCAGGCAGAGGTCGACACCAAGGATGAAATCGGTGTGCTGGCAGCCAAAGTAAACGAGATGGTCAGCAATCTCCGCCAGACTGTAGGTTCCATCCTGCTGCATTCCCAAAGCCTGTCCGCCGCCGCAGAGGAGATTTCCGCCAGTACGCAAGAGGTGGCAGGCGGCAGCACTGCCACTGCCAATGATGCCGGAACGATTAGCGAATTATTCAAAGAGCTCTCCAGTGCCATTCATTCTGTAGCCCAGAATACTGAGCAGGCTGCAGTAATCTCTGATCAGACCGTGGCAATTGCCGAGAATGGAAACAGCATCATTCAGGAGTCAATGGAGAGCATGCAGGCGGTTAGCGGACAGATGTCACGGCTGGAGGAGGATTCGCAAAAGGTCGGGGAGATCATCGATGTTATCGAAGATATTGCAGATCAGACCAATCTGCTTGCCTTAAATGCGGCCATCGAGGCGGCAAGAGCCGGGGAACAGGGGCGCGGCTTCGCTGTGGTTGCCGATGAGGTGCGGAAGCTTGCCGAACGCAGCGGCGAAGCCACCAAGCAGATCACAAGCATCATCAAGGGGATGCAGGTGAATACCCGCTATAGTGTGAGCGCCGTTCAGGAAAGTGCTGAATTGTCACAGAAAACCGGTGTATCCTTTCATCAAATCGTTACAATGGTGAATAATGCCGGCCAGAAGATTTCTGAAATCGCCGCAGCCAGTGAAGAACAAGCGGCACAGTCAACCAATGTACTCGCCGCAGTCGAGAATATTTCAGCCACTACCCAGCAATCGGCAGCAAGCAGCGAGGAGACTGCCGCTTCCGCCCAGTCGCTGGCCAGTCTGGCTGAAGAGCTCCAGAGCACGGTCTCCTCCTTCCGCCTGTAG
- a CDS encoding transposase — MNPEDKYNHIFEHLDLSKVLHTLRKKSNRGRPEKLNVPAMIYSLLIAKMENIEFISSLVWRLLHSEEFRAQCRFTGSDNIPSEASYSRLIHALEQTGMLENLQDSLVLSALEEGFVSGTHLAVDSSIVEAWDCQFSEAAAKRRAARRPPKPSEASVAEPQLQFELPEPKPTVVNGPPKKPAYAKRGRPSHAERECRREEQEAYEQSLGPFQKTIEAMLPYTYDELLAALPRHAARCDKKNTKGRLTSYYGFKANLLVDTDSQYIVSGLWSSANPNDQRMAVVLLKGLLLKFPSLNVKHILGDKGYDSSAIYQLIHSLGAFPIIKMIHHKKPPEGMNQDYTPVCSQGHAYRYDSFDAKYETLRYTRPNQCKDCPFSESGCQKVFKIRIQTDLRKHAYPARGSESFTQLYNKRTAVERVFAYLKEYFGMKRTRHRGVRASVDFQLSTLAYNLSKFALDKLNKQLSNSQQVA, encoded by the coding sequence ATGAACCCCGAAGATAAATACAACCATATTTTTGAGCACTTAGATCTCTCCAAGGTGCTGCACACCCTCCGGAAAAAGAGTAACCGTGGCCGACCCGAAAAACTGAATGTACCTGCGATGATCTATTCATTGCTCATCGCCAAAATGGAGAACATCGAGTTTATTTCTTCTCTGGTCTGGCGTCTTTTGCACAGTGAAGAGTTTCGGGCGCAGTGCCGATTTACCGGCTCCGACAATATCCCGAGTGAAGCCTCGTATTCCCGTTTGATTCATGCGCTAGAGCAAACCGGAATGCTCGAGAACCTGCAGGATTCGTTGGTCCTGTCTGCCCTAGAGGAAGGGTTTGTTAGCGGTACACATCTCGCCGTGGATTCCTCTATTGTGGAGGCTTGGGATTGCCAATTCAGCGAAGCTGCGGCGAAACGCCGCGCCGCTCGCCGTCCACCAAAGCCAAGTGAGGCTTCGGTGGCAGAGCCGCAGCTCCAGTTTGAACTCCCGGAGCCGAAGCCCACCGTAGTGAACGGGCCACCGAAGAAACCTGCCTACGCCAAGCGTGGACGTCCATCGCATGCAGAACGAGAATGCCGACGGGAGGAACAAGAAGCTTATGAACAAAGCCTCGGACCGTTTCAGAAAACCATTGAAGCAATGTTGCCTTACACCTATGACGAACTGTTGGCCGCGCTGCCCCGGCATGCCGCACGTTGTGACAAGAAAAATACGAAGGGGCGACTCACCAGTTATTACGGGTTCAAGGCAAATCTGCTGGTTGATACGGACAGTCAATATATTGTTAGTGGCTTATGGAGTTCAGCGAATCCCAATGACCAGCGTATGGCGGTTGTTCTCCTCAAAGGCCTGCTTCTGAAGTTCCCTTCGCTAAACGTAAAGCATATCTTGGGCGACAAAGGGTATGACAGTTCAGCCATTTACCAGTTGATTCATTCCTTAGGCGCTTTTCCTATTATTAAAATGATTCACCACAAAAAACCGCCCGAGGGGATGAACCAGGATTACACCCCTGTGTGCTCGCAGGGACACGCCTACCGTTACGACAGTTTCGATGCCAAATACGAAACGCTGCGTTACACCAGGCCGAACCAGTGTAAAGACTGTCCATTTTCCGAATCCGGCTGCCAAAAAGTGTTTAAGATCCGAATTCAAACCGATTTGCGAAAGCACGCTTACCCAGCAAGAGGGAGCGAGAGCTTTACGCAACTGTATAACAAACGAACGGCTGTAGAACGTGTTTTTGCCTACCTCAAAGAGTATTTTGGGATGAAACGCACACGTCACCGCGGCGTCCGGGCAAGTGTCGATTTCCAGCTCAGCACATTGGCCTACAATTTGAGTAAGTTTGCGCTAGACAAGTTGAACAAGCAGTTGAGTAACTCCCAGCAAGTGGCCTAA
- a CDS encoding MBL fold metallo-hydrolase: protein MDNSWFTITAVDETTFAISEYGHWEQVHSFLLLGKDRAALIDTGLGIGNIRSITDQLTTLPILVLTTHVHTDHIGSHGQFEAIYVHEADRDWLVHGIRGLSLEQIRRDIGRDITIKTPEGFNPAAYTPFQGEPAGLLRDGEQLDLGGGRTVTVYHTPGHSPGHLCFYDESRGFLFTGDLLYDMTPVYAFYPSTDPAALTRSLARIAAIAGVRRVYGSHNTLGLEPEILREAGRAAVYLRERGLDHFGTGIHRFKGFSVQF from the coding sequence TTGGATAATTCTTGGTTTACCATAACAGCTGTCGATGAGACCACCTTTGCCATCAGCGAGTACGGACACTGGGAGCAGGTGCATTCCTTTCTGCTGCTTGGCAAGGATAGGGCGGCTCTGATTGATACAGGGCTCGGCATCGGCAATATCCGCAGCATCACGGATCAGTTGACCACTCTGCCCATTCTGGTCCTGACCACCCATGTGCATACCGACCACATCGGCAGCCACGGACAATTCGAGGCGATTTATGTCCATGAAGCCGACCGGGACTGGCTGGTCCACGGCATCCGGGGCTTGTCCCTGGAGCAGATCCGGCGGGATATCGGACGGGACATCACCATCAAGACTCCTGAAGGATTCAATCCGGCAGCCTACACGCCGTTTCAGGGCGAACCGGCCGGGCTGCTGAGAGATGGCGAACAGCTGGATCTGGGCGGCGGCCGGACTGTGACGGTCTATCATACCCCCGGGCATTCGCCGGGTCATCTGTGCTTCTATGACGAGAGCCGCGGCTTCCTGTTCACAGGTGATCTGCTCTACGATATGACACCCGTCTATGCCTTCTACCCTTCGACCGATCCAGCCGCCTTGACTCGCTCTCTTGCCCGGATCGCAGCGATTGCCGGAGTCCGCAGGGTCTACGGCTCACATAATACGCTGGGGCTTGAGCCGGAAATTCTTCGTGAAGCAGGGCGGGCGGCCGTGTATCTGCGGGAGCGGGGGCTGGATCATTTCGGAACAGGGATACACCGGTTCAAAGGGTTTAGTGTGCAGTTCTGA
- a CDS encoding DUF420 domain-containing protein: MDIFTLFPTISTSFIVISAVLVAIGWRQIIQGKREAHKKTMIAAAVAAILFFLVYSSRTVFVGNTTWGGPDELSTLYHIFLIFHIVLATVAAVFGITTLTLGFKAKYAKHRKWGRITAVIWFVTAITGVAVYVLLYIFYPGGHTLPVWKVIMGG; the protein is encoded by the coding sequence ATGGATATTTTCACCTTGTTTCCAACGATCAGTACATCGTTCATCGTCATTAGTGCGGTGCTGGTAGCTATCGGCTGGAGACAAATTATTCAAGGCAAGCGCGAAGCGCACAAGAAGACAATGATTGCAGCTGCTGTAGCGGCAATTCTCTTTTTTCTCGTCTACTCCTCAAGAACGGTATTCGTAGGGAATACAACCTGGGGCGGACCGGATGAACTGTCGACGCTGTACCATATCTTCTTAATCTTCCACATTGTGCTGGCCACGGTTGCGGCTGTATTCGGCATCACTACGCTGACGCTGGGCTTCAAGGCCAAATATGCCAAACACCGCAAGTGGGGGCGGATCACCGCTGTTATCTGGTTTGTTACTGCAATTACGGGTGTAGCTGTCTATGTGCTGCTGTACATATTCTACCCGGGCGGGCATACCCTGCCGGTCTGGAAGGTTATCATGGGCGGCTAG
- the ctaG gene encoding cytochrome c oxidase assembly factor CtaG yields the protein MPGLQYFSFNELWSPLFLALMLLLTAGYFVLIGPLSPRFAGSYAVPFWRRGLFLCGMAALYLAQGGPISLLGHILFSFHMVSMALSYLVAVPLIMLGIPGWCWRALLRVNPLRGFAFLAKPVVAALLFNGLFSLYHIPVIHDYVMLHFTVHRLYYAVLFLTSGLMWWNLINPLPEYRALGGLGQVGFIFLNMVLLTPACGLIIFAGTPLYATYSDPNTWAMAMGYCVPQSPAALLQAFGGPGFFGSLSPKVDQQVGGIVMKFIQEFIFASMLAYVFYHWYKKENGQDDAESSAPASELAEEGPEL from the coding sequence ATGCCGGGATTACAATATTTCAGCTTCAATGAATTATGGAGCCCGCTGTTTCTGGCGCTGATGCTTCTGCTGACCGCCGGTTACTTTGTACTGATTGGACCGCTGTCCCCGCGTTTTGCAGGCAGTTATGCAGTCCCCTTCTGGCGGAGGGGGCTGTTCTTATGCGGAATGGCAGCCCTCTATCTGGCGCAGGGAGGCCCCATCAGTCTGCTCGGGCATATTCTGTTCTCCTTTCATATGGTCAGTATGGCCTTGTCTTATCTTGTCGCCGTCCCGCTGATTATGCTGGGGATTCCGGGGTGGTGCTGGCGCGCCCTGCTGCGGGTGAATCCGCTGCGCGGGTTTGCTTTTCTCGCGAAGCCTGTAGTTGCGGCTCTGCTCTTTAACGGGCTCTTCTCGCTCTACCATATCCCGGTAATCCATGATTATGTCATGCTGCATTTCACGGTCCACCGGTTGTATTATGCTGTGCTGTTCCTGACCTCCGGGCTGATGTGGTGGAATCTGATCAATCCGCTGCCGGAATACCGGGCGCTTGGCGGCCTGGGGCAGGTCGGCTTCATCTTTTTGAATATGGTCCTGCTGACACCGGCCTGCGGGCTGATTATTTTTGCGGGCACCCCCCTGTATGCGACATATAGTGACCCTAACACCTGGGCAATGGCGATGGGCTATTGTGTACCGCAGAGTCCGGCGGCGCTGCTGCAGGCTTTTGGCGGTCCCGGCTTCTTCGGATCCCTCTCTCCCAAGGTAGACCAGCAGGTCGGCGGCATCGTGATGAAATTCATCCAGGAATTTATTTTTGCCTCCATGCTTGCTTATGTGTTCTATCATTGGTATAAAAAAGAGAACGGACAAGACGACGCGGAGTCGTCTGCACCTGCCTCTGAACTTGCAGAGGAGGGTCCTGAACTATAA
- a CDS encoding cytochrome C oxidase subunit IV family protein has translation MAAKQHSSDAAAGGPVKHRHRPEGPQRHIVVFIFSVVLTLIAFAAVAAGGVNAAFAVILLLVMAVLQVILQMGFWMHLKDKGHMMPIIFMLGGFFIAGTCIIMALYWVWWD, from the coding sequence ATGGCAGCGAAACAGCATTCCTCTGATGCTGCGGCCGGTGGTCCGGTGAAGCACAGACACCGCCCGGAAGGGCCGCAGCGGCATATTGTCGTCTTCATCTTCTCCGTGGTCCTGACACTGATCGCCTTCGCCGCAGTGGCCGCCGGCGGGGTGAACGCCGCCTTTGCCGTTATACTGCTGCTGGTGATGGCCGTGCTGCAGGTTATTCTGCAGATGGGCTTCTGGATGCATCTGAAGGACAAAGGGCATATGATGCCGATTATCTTCATGCTCGGCGGGTTTTTCATTGCAGGAACCTGCATTATCATGGCGCTGTACTGGGTATGGTGGGACTAA
- a CDS encoding cytochrome (ubi)quinol oxidase subunit III: MTTAHAGSVDGTLPHEPEKATLEGRNKVLAFWLFLGGEAVLFGTLFATFLALRNQTNEGPSANELFHLPLVAAATFLLLASSLTSVFAIQAMHRGNATRLRNWLLITVVLGLSFLILEIYEFSVYIRHEEFGMTTSAFSSAFYTLVGFHGAHVAFGILWISVLIGQLMYKGLTVVTAPKIYVSAMYWHFIDVVWVFIFTVVYLLGKVG; encoded by the coding sequence ATGACTACAGCACATGCCGGATCTGTTGACGGGACACTGCCGCATGAGCCGGAGAAGGCAACGCTTGAAGGACGTAACAAGGTGCTGGCCTTCTGGCTGTTCCTTGGCGGGGAGGCCGTGCTCTTCGGCACGCTGTTCGCCACCTTCCTCGCGCTGCGCAATCAGACGAATGAGGGGCCGTCCGCGAATGAACTGTTTCACCTTCCGCTGGTCGCAGCGGCCACCTTCCTTCTGCTGGCCAGCAGCCTGACCAGCGTGTTCGCTATCCAGGCTATGCACCGGGGTAACGCCACCCGGCTAAGAAACTGGCTGCTGATCACAGTGGTGCTCGGCTTAAGCTTCCTGATTCTGGAGATCTATGAGTTCAGCGTGTATATCAGGCATGAGGAATTCGGGATGACTACGAGTGCGTTCAGCTCGGCCTTTTATACGCTCGTCGGCTTCCACGGTGCCCATGTCGCCTTCGGGATCCTGTGGATTTCGGTGCTGATCGGACAATTAATGTATAAGGGACTAACGGTGGTAACAGCACCGAAAATCTATGTATCAGCCATGTACTGGCATTTCATTGATGTGGTGTGGGTCTTTATCTTCACGGTTGTATACCTCCTCGGGAAGGTGGGATGA
- the ctaD gene encoding cytochrome c oxidase subunit I, whose product MDWITTVDHKKIAILYLWAGGIFFGIGGLEAILIRIQLIKPMNTFLDAQTFNELITMHGTTMIFLGVMPVIFALMNAVIPLQIGARDVAFPFLNALGFWTFLFGGILLNLSWVMGGAPDAGWTAYTPLSSTSYSATHGVDFYTIGLQIAGLGTLIGGINFLATIITMRAPGMSFMRMPMFAWATFITSAIILFAFPAITVGLVLLTFDRILEAKFFDVAGGGNPVLWQHIFWIFGHPEVYILILPAFGVISEVIPTFSRKRLFGYSSMVFATILIAFLGFMVWAHHMFTTGLGPVANALFSVSTMLIAIPTGIKIFNWLFTMWGGQVRFTTPNLFAAGFIPTFTMGGVTGVMLASAPADFQFHDTYFVVAHFHYVIVGGLVLGLFAGLHYWWPKMFGRMLSERLGKWTFWTFIIGFHLTFFVQHFLGLMGMQRRVFTYLPNQQFDTLNLVSTVGAMLMGVGMIIFLANIFLTSRRPLDAADDPWEDGRTLEWTIPSPPPEYNFKQTPLVRGLDAFWKEKMAGHKGMTPSEPVGPIHMPSATILPFLMSVGIFIAGLGFMFSRDEFGSDIMSFLFNNYIVTALGLLITFGSMLLRSLIDDHGWHIEPEELEGR is encoded by the coding sequence ATGGACTGGATTACCACCGTCGATCACAAAAAGATTGCCATACTGTATCTCTGGGCCGGCGGCATCTTCTTCGGCATCGGGGGCTTAGAAGCGATTCTGATCCGGATTCAGCTGATCAAGCCGATGAATACCTTTCTGGATGCCCAGACCTTCAACGAGCTGATCACGATGCACGGCACGACGATGATCTTTCTTGGTGTCATGCCGGTTATTTTTGCCCTGATGAATGCGGTCATTCCGCTGCAGATCGGTGCGCGCGATGTTGCCTTTCCTTTTCTGAATGCGCTCGGCTTCTGGACCTTCCTGTTCGGCGGCATTCTCCTTAACCTCAGCTGGGTGATGGGCGGTGCGCCCGATGCAGGCTGGACTGCTTACACCCCGCTCTCAAGCACCAGCTACAGCGCCACCCACGGAGTAGATTTTTATACCATCGGGCTGCAGATTGCCGGTCTTGGCACCCTGATTGGCGGGATTAATTTCCTGGCTACGATCATCACCATGCGCGCCCCGGGCATGTCATTCATGCGGATGCCGATGTTTGCCTGGGCTACTTTTATCACCTCAGCTATTATTCTGTTTGCGTTCCCCGCAATTACTGTAGGGCTTGTCCTGCTAACCTTCGACCGGATTCTGGAAGCTAAATTCTTTGACGTGGCCGGCGGCGGTAATCCGGTGCTCTGGCAGCATATCTTCTGGATCTTCGGCCATCCCGAGGTGTATATTCTGATTCTCCCGGCCTTCGGGGTTATCTCCGAGGTCATTCCAACCTTTTCACGCAAAAGATTGTTCGGCTACAGCTCGATGGTCTTTGCGACCATTCTGATCGCCTTCCTCGGCTTCATGGTCTGGGCGCATCATATGTTCACTACGGGCCTCGGACCGGTAGCCAATGCGCTATTCTCGGTCTCTACCATGCTGATTGCAATTCCGACGGGGATCAAGATTTTCAACTGGCTGTTCACGATGTGGGGCGGACAGGTGCGCTTCACCACCCCTAACCTGTTCGCAGCGGGGTTCATTCCCACCTTCACAATGGGCGGTGTAACGGGGGTCATGCTGGCTTCCGCACCTGCCGATTTCCAGTTCCATGATACGTATTTCGTGGTAGCGCATTTCCACTACGTCATTGTCGGCGGCCTGGTGCTCGGGCTGTTCGCCGGCCTGCATTACTGGTGGCCTAAGATGTTCGGGCGGATGCTGAGCGAGCGGCTGGGCAAGTGGACCTTCTGGACCTTTATTATCGGCTTCCATCTGACATTCTTCGTGCAGCATTTCCTCGGGCTGATGGGCATGCAGCGCCGCGTGTTCACGTACCTGCCGAATCAGCAGTTCGATACGCTGAATCTGGTCAGTACTGTAGGTGCGATGCTGATGGGTGTTGGCATGATCATCTTCCTGGCGAATATCTTCCTCACTTCACGCCGGCCTCTAGACGCGGCTGATGACCCGTGGGAAGACGGGCGGACGCTGGAATGGACAATTCCTTCGCCGCCGCCGGAGTATAACTTCAAGCAGACACCGCTGGTCCGGGGGCTGGATGCCTTCTGGAAGGAAAAGATGGCCGGCCACAAGGGGATGACTCCTTCTGAGCCGGTAGGGCCGATTCATATGCCGTCGGCGACCATCCTGCCTTTCCTGATGTCAGTCGGCATCTTCATTGCGGGACTGGGCTTCATGTTCAGCCGTGACGAGTTCGGCAGCGACATTATGAGCTTTCTTTTCAACAACTATATCGTTACGGCACTGGGTCTCTTGATTACCTTCGGTTCGATGCTGCTGCGGTCGTTAATCGATGATCACGGCTGGCATATTGAGCCTGAAGAGCTGGAAGGAAGGTGA